aaacataatcctattcatgtaattaatatttaaatcaatatttatatactataaactctcaaatttcgtttaatttcaataaattaaacgttaattaattatatcaaatataattatacaaaccctaatttaaattttgcactattcaaattcaaaccctaatttcaatttgaacaattcaaattgatatcattccaaattcactcaatttattaatccatggtgttcatgttttaaggaaccttatggacctacagatcatgagcaccaacgatttaagattaattggctaaaactctttagattaaattaatcggtatttgttaactatcaagtcacactactatagctcgatagttacactctccacactgtagatatatttgtgtccacttgatttaaccagtaagtcgacccttcataggttgtttgtaatactaGTTGGggcaatatgttgttttacccccgatattatatctggctccttaagttccattgatcatCTATTGAACAGTTGGTTTATGATTCAATCACTAAATCGGATCCTtcttgagccaatgagaggagggccccttgttcaagactcggattCAGTACGTAGAACAACCTTTttcttatccctaaatcgagtaggcgcgaattccttattgcaccctatgtccccaactatctacctggtcttacccctgaaatgggagattTATTGAGTTGGTGTCGTTGAgtcaaccttcacctatgcaaatctaaagataatcctgaataaacaggagttcataattagctcaggaataagattgagttacctaggtcatctaagcgaaatagtcatgtcatttaagtgaaatagtcagtcttaaatagtaaatagcgttataatgcaagagtgacttattttttggtccgatcttacgcatattcattgcacaggacacccccactcctcaaatcaatacatgaacgaatcaggatcacttcatttatagtaccttacaacaaattgtaacaactatagagtaggccgcatccaatagtgttaccaaaataaggcatccaaccttattcatatactatagattattttggctatttactcaaaccttatccacttttatgtctccacataaagttcacgtattcatataatagccacaaatcttagtttattggatttagactttgtAAGTGTAATTTAttgattcaataacaactttattgaagtaatgtcgaagaacatctttattgataatagaatatgtttaactttacaaattgCGAATTTTAGAACATACAATCCAACAAAAAAATCTTTCATCTCCTATATTTTTCTCATTCTTCTCTTTCAAGAAGGACTTCCACCAATCGGTACCTTGCAAGAGTCAAAGCAATGAAGGCCATTTGGATTTGATCGACGTTAGAGGAAAAGATCAACATTGGAGGAAGAGAATTGATAGAAAGGGCGCATAAGATTTcaatttgttatttaattaataacaaaatCACGCTCTAGACATTTACCCATCATTTTAGACGTTGAATAATAACTTTGATCACAAAAATAACAACCAAAATTGATTGGGcttgaatttgaaaaattaggatTTTCTTATGCTTCTGCATCTCTTCATGTGATGTGGTTGCAGTGAGGTCAAAATCAGGCAAAATCAAGGTTGCCTAACTGATTAAACATGAAAATCCCAACTGCTTCTGACTAAGTTGAATTCTGAAAATTTATGGCTCACTGATGTGGGCGCATAAGATTTGGTGTTATTTCACATCAGACAGATTTGCATAATAGGAAAAAATCAATCTAAAAACTCATATAATCAGCCCAAATCACTCCAAATCAACTTTATACAATTCAAAggtgtgtgtttaattattttactcAACTTAGACCAACACAAGTCAAAATAtcacataaaattaaatataacttatagtttatattatatcaaatataatataatctaactttgtattctctcatataacctatagttttaatatgaatcatatttatattaatgttaacctataattttatatgAGTCTAATTcacattattaatatttgagtcatattcaaataattatctctctcatcaaattttatattataatgtatccatatacattatattaattgtatatcatacaattaatttcctttaattaatttgttcaaattaatccaaaattaattcattcttatttAGCCTTTATTGAGCTGACAAGGAACCTTACGAACCTAtcgattagaagctccaatgctacgagattaattaattaaactatttatttaaattaatcatcattcattaattgtcgatcattccactaaaaactgacagttgcactcttcactcTGTAgacatatttctgtgtccatggatataacccatcaacagtaagttgaccattcacaaattgctcgtaactacaattgggtcaaattaccattttacccttgtagttacatctaactccttaagtactgcTAAtgcctctaataaacaattagttatagttcaactataaactagacccctCTCTGGCCAGTGAGAGAGTGAGGCATCTCATTATTCAAGTCTCGAAATCAGCCCTCaaggagcaattcatctacttttccGATAATCGGGAAGGATTGAGTTCCAtgttgtgtagttgtgttcctagctccccactcggacgaatacccaaaatggtagacatattgagtcgataaatctgactactctcaccaatacagatcaaaggatcgtcctcataggcaggagttcacaactcattcaggattaaggtcgagttacctatggtcatcttaatAAAATGTAAGCCTCTTCAAGTAACattgttataaagagagactaattattttgtgatccgatcttatacaaactcttttgtataggatacccccacttaattacaaagtgggtcgtatccgtagtgttaccagaataaggtatctagtcttatccatctactacagatgatTCAAGTTATTACTtatacatgatccacttgtatgtcaccatatacatatttaagctacattaaataatctaggatcttagtttattggatttgagttaatgcaaactaaatgtcaaataaaaaaaatactttattttattaaataaataattcttgTACAAAGAATTTATAAACTACGAAACCTATAAAATTTAGGGCATGAACCCCAATAGTTAAGGTATAAACTAATGTTACAAAGGAATATGAGACTAGGAACCTAGGAATAGGAGAGTTAGTCGCCTTAGGAATAAGGGAAGCCGTAGGATAAAGAATCTGAACTTGAATTAGTCTAAGATTTAGCTAACCATGAGAACATTAGGTATTCGTTGCTTAGATCTCCTAAAGAAACTTGATACAAGAGCGAATAAGAGTAGTATTATGTTCATGCATATTTCATTATCATGTTATGATGCGGCTGCATCATTTACAGTCTAGAACCCAAAAGCTTGGAACATAACTGTATCCCTGTTCAACACTCCTGTTTTGTGCTTTTATCAACGTTCAACCTAAAAATCATTTATTTACTGGTTACCCATTAGTTTGCATTGAAAAGCTCTTTCTTAGAGAAAATTGAACTGCATAAATAGTCTCGTGAGATTTGACTGTTGGAATACTCCGAGATCTATTACTTCATCAACAGTGTATGCTTGcaattaaactatatttattCTCATTTCCATCACTCATATATGTTTGGTCGATCATTACAACATGTGATTGTTatgtaatttagtttttattttctgattttttttttatttaaatgaaaatcaaaGCAAAAGTCAATTACACGCTTCCGctagggatttgatcccttaaaaaataactaactcTCCCCCTAATATTTGCAATGACTCCATCCACTGGCGACCAACTTTGAGGACCACCTCCAGTGACTAACTCTGATGATCACTTAACAATCAACTCCACCGAAGACTACCTTTGATTCCCAATTTCAGTGATGATCACTTTCAACGACTAGCTCTGATGACTACCTCTGGCAACCAACTCCAATGATAATCTCCAACGACCACCTATGCGACTAACTCCAACGATCAACTCTGGCAATCACTCCAATGACTAGTCATAGTGTATGATAATCTTCTTTTGtagtaatttgacattttaatataaacacAAACTGTGTGTATAGAAAATCAAACAAACTTGTGTATAAAAAACGCTTTTGAGAAATTTAACTAAATACATGagtgtttttatttcaaataatttttataaaaagtgtttaaatgaaaataattttttgaaaagcaTTTTTCCCTAGTCGATCCAAATATAACCTAATGTGGAATAAAGTAAGAAAACTgtatatatatggaaaaaagCCATTCATAAAATTGAACTAGAGAATAAGATAAGAAATTTATAAGGAATATTTTTCAACTAATTTATACATTTTAATTAagttcatataatttaataaccTATTTTAGAATTGTGAGCTCCTCCTCAAAAAAACATGCTTGACCAATATTTCTTCTTGAATTGCTTTTGAATGGTAACCAACcatcaacatatatatatatatatatttggaatCATATATCTGAGTTGATAGTACTTTTTGTGTGTTATCTTGGTGGTGACCTATACTTAGTAACTATCACTCTTAGATATACATTTTTGTGCAACATGATGGAGTTAAAGAATTAGTCGTTTTTGTTCACCTCCAAATATGGAGTTTTCTTACTTAATCAATGATATAAATTTGTAATCTAATCTCGTGCATCTCCAAAATGACCAAATGGACGAAGAACAACATAATTTAAATTCctaatacatttttaaaaattagtggaataaatatttttatttctatttaccaaatatgatatttaaggtactaatattttttcttcgacaaatttaaatgataacATATCATAATTATTTAGTTAGAATCATGTACTAAAGTTTACAATATTTTTTGTCCGCCATCCTGGTGGTGgtatattcattttttgtgCAACATTATGGGGTTAAATAATTATTCTCTTTGGTATCTCCAAAATATGGAGCTTTCTTAATGAGTGATGTGAATGGTAAACTAATCTCACACATTTGTTTCATGTTCATTAATATTGGTGCATCCCCAAGTGACTATATGGATGGATAACAACGTAATTTAAAATCTatcactttttaaaataatttggtaGAAACAactacttttatttatatttacgCAATATGATATTTAAGATATCATTACTTGTATAATGAAAATAGTAGGAAAAAAACATAAACCCAAACTATCTGCACTCCAAAACACTGATTGAAATAATCTATACTCTAAACACAAGCTATTacaatcatattaaaataatctacacaCCTATACTATTATAGTCCACGTACTATAATAACATGAACTATAACTATCACTAAGCGTTCCAAACAGCTTGGAGGTTTGGATCTCATCCATCCAATATCGTacttaaaaacaaattaaaggcaaattgcaaaaaccaccATTGAAGTATAATGGTTGTTGCAATTACATTCTCAAACTTTCAGTTGCAAAAATTGATCAATAAACTTGTGCAAGTGTTAAATTGGACCCTTAAACGTACAAAAGTTGTAGAAAATACACCCTCAAAAGATAAGATTGAATCCTCGAACTTataaaattattacaatttctACAATTATGTAAGCTTGTGAGTCTAATTTTAACACAAGCTCGAGGGCTCAATTTTTACACTTGAACATTTGAGGATTTAATTGCAACTACACCATACTTTNNNNNNNNNNAAAAAGTCTTTATACTttgattttagttcattttggtttatatactttgaaaatgttcattttggtccatatATTTCTAATTTCGGTTCATTTTAAtccttgtactttcaaaatattccattttgatccttatactttaaaaattaaccaTCTTGGTcccttaattttcaattttatttcatttttttagagattaaaatggttactttttgaaagtttaagaactaaattaaaCCAAAGTAGAACATACAAGaatcaaaatgaatattttgaaaaatgaatattttgaaaaatgaatattttgaaagtggAGACACTAAAACGAACAATATGTGgccaaaataaaaattttaaaactacaaagacaaagaagaatcaaaataaaaagtagagggatttaaacaaaaaaaaaaaaagaaagaaagaaagaaagaaagaaagatgagGTGTAGGCCTTTGTCTTTTGTAGCAGTGAGGAGGGAGTGAAGCTTGCGGCTAAAAGCGTAGCGGGCGATGGTCTGTGAAACTGAAAGAGCCAAAGAGGAGAGCGCAATACGCACAAAAAGCGAAATGGTTTGGAactttgaattttcattttacCGAAACAAACACAATCTACACCTAATCTCCTcctccttctctctctctctctctctccctctccctccctctctctctcttcgtTCTATGTGATCCAAACTGCAAAAGCTTCGGCTGGATGTCCATGGAATTGTTCTCTGTTATTACGAGCTGACGTTGTCCGGGTTGGTCGAGAGCTAATTCCATGGCCGAATTGCAGTTGCAAGCTCCAGTTTTAGTCTGAAACAAATCCCAACTTCAGACCGGGGttttagggttttctttttAAGGAAAAATCCCATCCCCTTTTCCAGAAATGCCCGCCCACGGATCCAAATCCGAGAAGCAAGATGCGGCGGTGTTGCACCGTCGAGATCCATATGAGGTTCTTGGTGTCTCCAGGAACTCCACGGATCAGGAAATCAAAAGCGCTTACAGAAGAATGGCTCTCAAGTAGGTTTTGAACATTGATCTTTTGCCTCTATTTGCTTCATTTTTCCAGTTTTATTCGTAGAACTTCGACCTTTTTCTTCTGGATATACTTGTAGTTATTTGTCATATTGGCAATTTCGTATTCGTACAGTCTCGTTTTTCCCTAAGCTTTATTCTCAAGGAGACTTGGAGGGGTATAATTGTTGCTTTTCTGGTAGGTTAAGATATCACGTAAAGTCATATTTAGATTGTTCCCCAAACTAGCGCACTTTAGCCCTTTGCAAGAAAGACTGAAAAGTGAAGCTGTAGCTTTGAATCACTTCTAAGCACTGGGTTAACGGCGCGCCGAAACCTAATAGTAGCACTGCGAATTGCTTATTCTGCCCCTTCCAACAAGTCAAGTATGGAGCTTTCTTTTTCCTCGTTAGTCCTTAATTACACTTTAAGCCCGATGTTGTCAAGTTAGGGGGTCGTTAACAATGGAAAATCTTTCAGAAAGTTATCCATCAAAGGCTAActttttgtatttaaatttaaattgttttaCAATTTTCGTATTTGTAACTTGAACCGTCTCATTATCTTGTTCACGGAGTAGGATTTCCTATTTTTTTATGTCAATTTCGTTATACAATTTCCATATACCAGTTGATGGTCTTTACTATTTATACAAATAGTATTTCTTAGTAAATTGggtttatattataataaaatgaaGTCTGAATTTATTGGAACGCTTATATGATCTTCCCTCGATTTGATAGTTTGCCAAGGAAGTATTTAAAATTTCCAAAACAAAGTAGTGAATTTTATTTGTTGTACGTTGAAGCAACTTTTatgataatttatttaattgccATTGTTATTAAAAGTCACCTCAACCATTATTTCTGTGCTTATAATACTGCTTGCGCTGAATGTTGttaatgaagtatcatatcCCTTGATTCTTAGTAGGCTCTTGATCACAATTGCCTGTGAACCCCAATATTTCGTACTACTTCCATCAAATTTCGTCTTCCTTTTTGCTGATGTACTTTAATGTGTGTTAGTTAATCTTTTCCCTGCATAATAAGGATTAAACTCTACCAGCTAATAAGTATGCTTATGATGTTACACCTTACGATGGTAAATAATAATGGCTCTTTATTGCATTACTTCATTGCACATGTTATTATATTGAAGTGGTTTACTAAATATGTTGACATGGTAGTTGACAACATCATGAACTCTAATTTTAAAACCAGGTATCATCCTGACAAGAATGCAAATGATCCCAAAGCTGCTGACATGTTTAAGGAGGTCACTTTTTCCTACACCATTTTGTCAGATCCAGAAAAAAGACGACAATATGATGCTGCTGGCTTTGAGgtgaaaattaaatatcatttttgtgGATTTGTGCATTTTAGGGAAGTTTCCATGTTCAAGATGTGTATATAACAACTGTACTTCGAAGAAAAATGATTAATGTATTTATTACATAATTGCAAAGGGAAATAACTATTGAAGCAGGGgtgaaaataaatcaaaagctTCTTCCCTCAAACTCCTATGtacattgaaaattttaaagtggactcttatctaaaaaaaatctttttttaaagtGGATCGGACTTACTAAAATTACTAAATACCCTTGTTAGAAGATTCTCTTGCAGTTCTTTTTTGCTTTCCATTACATTATGTGTTTATTCTAAATGAAGAAAGGTAATGTTACCTTTGCCTAGGCCGTTGAAACAGAAAGCCAAGAATTGGAGCTAGATCTTTCAAGTTTGGGGGCAGTGAACACCATGTTTGCTGCCCTTTTTAGGTATGTCTATCCCTGTTTCTGCTAATTTTTGTCACTTCATAAACTGTTTAAGCCCATGTTTTCTAAATTatacatgttttatattgtaATCCGTCCTTTCATGCAGCAAGCTTGGTGTGCCAATTAAAACTACTGTATCAGCGACAGTTTTGGAAGAGGCACTTAATGGGGTTGTGACTGTTCATCCACTTCCATTGGGCACTCCTATTTCTAAAAAGGTGTACTGTTGTACTGAATGTTTGACAACCTTTTAGGTTATGGGTATGCTTATATAGGTTTCTCTAATTTTTACAGGTTGAGAAACAATGTGCTCATTTTTATTCTATTATGATTAGTGAAGAGGAAACACAGGGTGGACTTGTTTGCCGAGTTCAATCACCTGACAAAAGCAAATTTAAGGTCCGGTCCAACTCCAATCATCAGTATCTGGAATGTCATTAGTGTTTGTCTATAGAAGTTTCTCACTGAGTATTTCTTTCCTGAAAAAATTTGAGATCGTTTGCCTTTACCATGATTATACTTTCGTTCTCTTGCCACAGTTCCTCCTTTTCCACTTTAATGATTACTGAATTATATGGTTAATCACTATTTCAGATAGGCAAAGAATACAATGAagtctaaaataaataaataaacagaaTTGCATTTCATCTTGcattaattattttctaaaattttcattcatttttctatGTAGTTATTGTATTTTGATCGGGAAGAAACTGGTGGACTAAACCTTGCTTTACAGGTACTGTGCAAGCTTTCCTGGTAAATATTACTCGTTTGTAACTTGTTCAccagttaattatttattgctGGAGAATATTTCTTCTTTTAGTTTTGTGATAGAAGTTCAGGTTTTTGGTTATTATTATAATGTTTCTCTGGACAGAAAGGGTAAATTCATAGACATCAATGAACCTCTTAAGTCTTAAGATCTTTGCATTAAAGCTCAGTACTTGACATGTTTGAATTCTTGTTATATTTGTAGGAGGAAAGTACAAAAGTCGGAAAAGTCACATCTGCTGGGATGTATTTTCTTGGTTTCCCTGTATATCGATTGGACCAAACAGCAAACTCGGTAAGCCATCTGTAGATTAATTGCTGAGATtgagtttgatatcatattttGTTCTCTATctgataatttaaaaaataaaaaatatgttcAATGATCATTTCACAGAATTTGTTCTCATACAAAAAGGGAAGTGAAATATTACCACCATCTCACAAAGGAAACAGAAATACATTTGACAACTCTTTCTATGTCTAATTTTAGAACTTTTTGAATGAAGAATGAAATTGCTTCTGAAAGTCACCTTAAAAATAagtaattatttgaattaagatTCTGTGCCATCTGAACTGCAGTTATCCTCTGGAACATGCTACATTTGCTACTGTAAATTTTGCATTCTCTCTCATCCGTGTGGGATGAAAAAAGATTAGCTGAACATGCTATTGTATGACCATAAAAGTGTACAATTTGTTTATGATGGTTAATTTTATGGAAATGTAATGTTTAAGTGATTAAGGAATACAAACTATATGaaatcaggaaaaaaaaaaagggaatacAAACAGAATAACTTCAGTAACTTTTTTGTATAATTGGAAACGAAAAGCAGTGCCTCCTCCAAAACACAATTGTAAGAGACTTTGAAGGAGAAACAGAGAAGTTGAATCTGGCATTCTGCTAAGTATCAAATGCACCtgatttcaaaatgtttgagAACTATGAAACAAGGATCAACTTCAATTATACTTAATTGCCCAACATCATGATATTGTGCTCATTAGGATTTTGTTGATCTTTCCAGATGACTGCCGCTAAGGATCCTGATGCTGCCTTTTTTAAAAAGCTAGATGGATTCCAGCCATGTGAAATTACTGAACTAAAGGCTGGAACTCATGTCTTTGCAGTCTATGGTCAGTTTGAATAGGTTTTGATATTCAATAACTGAGTTTGGAATACAATGtgttgtttaatatttttttttacatggaCCTGATGACCTGCATTCTCTAggtgacaatttttttaaaagtgtgAGCTACACAATTGAGGCATTTTCTGCAGCATCGTTTGC
This DNA window, taken from Benincasa hispida cultivar B227 chromosome 6, ASM972705v1, whole genome shotgun sequence, encodes the following:
- the LOC120080435 gene encoding chaperone protein dnaJ 16 — protein: MPAHGSKSEKQDAAVLHRRDPYEVLGVSRNSTDQEIKSAYRRMALKYHPDKNANDPKAADMFKEVTFSYTILSDPEKRRQYDAAGFEAVETESQELELDLSSLGAVNTMFAALFSKLGVPIKTTVSATVLEEALNGVVTVHPLPLGTPISKKVEKQCAHFYSIMISEEETQGGLVCRVQSPDKSKFKLLYFDREETGGLNLALQEESTKVGKVTSAGMYFLGFPVYRLDQTANSMTAAKDPDAAFFKKLDGFQPCEITELKAGTHVFAVYGDNFFKSVSYTIEAFSAASFAEEKENLRTVEAQILTKRVEISKFETEYREVLAQFTEMTGRYTQEMQVIDELLKQRNEIHASYTTGPPIKRSRSRIRGSFKDAKEDSQIRERKSTRDRPKKKKWFNIQLKVEKRKSC